DNA from Orbaceae bacterium lpD01:
TTATTTATCATAATGAAAGAGATAACTATCTCAGCATAAAACGGTAGCCCATATTTACCTATTTCTATTTAACAATATCAGCGATAGCTAGAATACGTTTTTAATTAACATTCACTGTTTAATCAAGGCATAAGGTTGCTTATTTTCATCGAGTATCCATTGATTATTCTCATCGACCGCCAATAAACGATTCTCTGCCACAAAAAGCGGTAACCAAACATGGCCATCTTTATCTTGTAGATAAATAACATTGCCCTGATCATGCCAGGAATAATGACCTGACCTCTCAGCATCCCCGATTTGGAGTGTATAAGTCTCTTCATCAAGCGTTAATTTGAGTGTTAACTGCTGACCATCAACCGGTAAAGTGCCTACATAGGTTCCCATATAGTCTAATGCGATTTGCGCACTATGATCACTATTAGATAGTTCGCTGCCCACCGCTGTTTTTGATGCATCGGATGTGATTGCTTGATTTGATTGATTTGATTGATTTGATTGATGATCACAGCCGAATAATACGAATGAGATCAGAAAAATAGATAAATATTTAGACATTATTTCTACCTTAATTGTTAATTACTATAAGTCTACTGATTATTGTTCTCATCTTTGCTGAGTCGATATCCAGCGTTCAATACGAGGCGTTGACAACCAGCTGAGTGCTAAAATATCAGTAGCAAAATTCTGTAGTACAAGTTGAACAATATAAGTTGAGTCCAATAGTTAATAGTCAGTATTGACTAAATTAATCAACCACTGACTCGATAGGCTATTTTAGCCTATTTTATCTACTGCTGTGAGTATCACTTTTTTCGGCTTACTTTTTTGAGAAAGGACTAAGCAGACCACAATTAACAATAAAAAGACCAAACCTGAGATAACAAATGTGATATACACGTGCTGAACAAGCATAAAATAGTAAGCAAACGAATATAAAACTAATAGACTTAAGGTATAGATTAAACCCAGTGACAATGTATTTAATGAGTGAAATAGATAGAGTAGAAAAATAAGTAAAGCGATCGTGACGCAGGAAAAATAGGCGACCTTAAAACTTAACGATAATGTTGATAGCGATAATAACAACAGATAGAAGACAACCAGCCCAGCGCCAATCAATAGATATTTAGAAAAAACCAGATTATAGCCCTTGATAAGATCTAGCAGCAGTAAAAAGCCTAAACTCAAGCCAATAAACACACTCGCATTGTCAATCATCGTGAAACTAGACTGGTAGTAAGCCAATTTTTCAGCCGGACGCGTATCAATAATTGTGCGGCTTTGGGCTGTTTTATGCTCTGGACTAAAAAGTGTAATGGTTAATGAATCATGAATGAGGTTATTTTGCGTATAGTTTTTAATAAAACTAATCGGTAACTGCAAGAGTAACAGCATCAATAAAACCATTATCAATTTTGCTAATAGGATGACTTTATTTTCCATTATTTCCCCAAACGCTTATATTATCTTAAGAATCAGCGTGATTTATAACTTAATTTTTACTTCATATAATGACAAATTTAATGCCGCGTATTATATTTAACATCTTATATATGATTAATGAGCTTATCCATTATATTCGATTTAAATAAAATTTCATTTTATTCCTTAGTAATATAGCGGTTTCTGGCTTTTTTATAAAAAAACAAAAAGGAATATTTTTATGGTGTGGAAATTTTCTGATAGAGCACTGGCATTAAAAAGCTCTACCATTCGAGAAATTTTAAAGATAATTGAGCAACCTGATATGATCTCATTTGCTGGCGGCTTACCCTCTTCAAACACCTTTCCAGTTGAAGAGATAAAACAAGCCACAGATCTTATCATGAGTAGCGATGAAGCGTTTAGTGCATTACAATATGGCCCAACAGAAGGGATCGCCCCACTACGAAAATGGTTAGCCGAATATCTTTCAAGCCGCGATAACACCACTATTACGCCGAATCAAATTATGAT
Protein-coding regions in this window:
- a CDS encoding inner membrane CreD family protein, coding for MENKVILLAKLIMVLLMLLLLQLPISFIKNYTQNNLIHDSLTITLFSPEHKTAQSRTIIDTRPAEKLAYYQSSFTMIDNASVFIGLSLGFLLLLDLIKGYNLVFSKYLLIGAGLVVFYLLLLSLSTLSLSFKVAYFSCVTIALLIFLLYLFHSLNTLSLGLIYTLSLLVLYSFAYYFMLVQHVYITFVISGLVFLLLIVVCLVLSQKSKPKKVILTAVDKIG